DNA from Massilia antarctica:
GGCTGGCCCGCCACCTGCACCGCATCGGCGTGCGCCAGTCCCAGGTCGATGCCGCGCATCTGCGCCGCACCCGCCAGGTCGGACAGCGCGCGCCGGGCCAGTTCGGCCAAATCGACCGCCTGGGTCTTGACTCCGCTCGCCGCGCTCGCTTCCTGGCGCGCCAGCACCAGCAATTGCTCGACCAGCCGGGTAGCGCGCTCGATGCCCGCCGTCAGCCGTCCGATGGCCACTCCGCGCGCTTCCGGACTGTCGGCCCGCTCCAGGCTCAGCGCCTGCAGTTTCAGCGCTTGCAGTGGCGTGCGCAGTTCGTGCGCGGCATCGGCCACGAAATGCTGCTGGGCGTCGAAGGCGGTTTTCACGCGCCCGAACAAGAGGTTCAATTCCTGCACCAGCGGCAGCACTTCGTCCGGTAAATCGGCTTCCGACACGGGCGAGAGATCGTCGGCCTGGCGCGCCGCCACCTGGGCCCGCACCCGCGCCACCGGTTGCAGCGAGCCGCTCACTACCCACCACACGACCAGCATCAGGATCGGCATCATCACCGCGATCGGCCCGACCGTGCGCAGCGCCAGGTTGCCGGCCATATTGCGCCGCACCGCCATGTCCTGGGCGATCTGCAGGGTCTGGGTACTGGTTTGCACCGAAAACACGCGATAAGTCGTGTTGTTGGCCTTGACGTTGGAAAAGCCCAGCACCGCGTGCTGCGGCAAGCGCGCGCGCGACACCGTGCGAAACACCTGCACCCCGTCCGGAGTCCACACCTGCACCATCAAATCATTGTTTTCGGCGTCCGTCTCGACATTGGCCGCCGCTTCGGTATTGGCCAGCGGCGCGCTGGAGCGCAAGGATAGCGCCATCTGCTGCATGTGGTAATCGAAAATCTGGTCGGCGTCGGACAGGGCCGTGCGGTACGCGATCGAGGCTTGGGCAACGGCGGCAATACTGATGGCCGCGAGCAAAAACCACAACAGACGGCCGCGCAGCGAGTGCGCCAGGTTCATAGTTTGGGCACCATGTAGCCGACCCCGCGCACGTTCTGGATCAGTTCGCTGCCCAGCTTCTTGCGCAAGCCGTGGATGTAGACTTCCACCGCATTGCTGCTCACTTCATCGCGCCAGCTGTACAGCTTTTCTTCGAGCTGCTGGCGCGACAGCACCACGCCGGGACGGGCGATCAGCGCTTCGAGCACGGCCCATTCGCGCGCCGACAGGGTCACGGCGGCGCCGTCGACCTGCACTTCGCGGGTGGCGGGGTTGATGCTGATGGCATTGTATTCAAAGATGGGTTCGCCGCGCCCGGCAGCGCGCCGCAGCAAGGCGCGGATGCGCGCCAGCAGTTCGTCGAGGTCGTAGGGTTTGAGTACGTAATCGTCGGCCCCGGCGTCCAGGCCGGCAATGCGCTGCTCGACCGCGTCGCGCGCGGTCGCCACCAGCACCGGGGTGCGGTCCTTGCGCGTGCGCATGGCGCGCAGCACTTCCAGGCCATCCTTGCGCGGCAAGCCCAGGTCGAGCAGGACCAGGTCGTAGCTTTGCGACTGGCGCAGGGCCGTGTCGGCCATTTCGCCATCCTTGACCCAATCGACCGCATAGTGCTCGGCCCTGAGCAGGTCGAGCACCACTTCGCCGATCATCGTATCGTCTTCCACCAGCAGCAGCCGCATCACTTCCTTCTTTCTCGAACCGGCTGGCGGAACAGGGCACGATTACCCGATCCGCACCGGAATGAAGATTCTGTCATTACCGCGTTGAATCAGCAAGGCCACCGACTTGCTGGCCTTGCCCACCACATCGCGCACCTGCTCGACCGAATTGACGGGTCGTCCATTGATCGACAGTAAAACGTCGCCCGGCTGGACCCCGGCATTCGAGGCGGCACCGGCCGCATCCTCGATCACCAGGCCCGCGCTAATGCCGGACTGGCGCTTCTCGTTGGGGTCGAGCGGACGCAGGGCCAGGCCCAGTTTCGCGCTCTGGTCGGCGCCGGCGGCCGGTTCGCGCTCGTCTTGCGCCACCTTGTCGCTGGCATTGGCCAGGCGCGCATCGAGACGCACGATCTTGCCGTCGCGCCAGACGTCGAGGCTGACCTTCTCGCCCGGCTGGGCCACGCTGAGCATGGCCGGCAAATCGCCCGAGGCAATGATCGGCTGGCCGTTCACCTTGCGGATGACGTCGCCCGACTTGATGCCCGCCTTGTCGGCGGCGCCGCCTTTTTCCACGTTCGACACCAGCGCGCCTTCGGGCGAGTCGAGCTTGAAGGAATCGGCGAAGCCCTGGTTCACTTCCTGCACCGTCACGCCGAGCTTGGCATGCTGCACCTTGCCGGTGGTGACGATCTGGTCCTTGATGCGGTAAGCCACATCGATCGGAATAGCGAACGACAAGCCCATGTAGCCGCCGGTCTGGCTGTAGATCTGCGAATTGATGCCGACCACTTCGCCCTTGGTGTTGAACAGGGGCCCCCCCGAATTGCCGGGATTGACGGCGACGTCGGTCTGGATGAAGGGCACGGCGCTGTCGTCGGGCAGGGAGCGGCCCTTGGCGCTGACCACCCCGGCCGTGACCGAGCTTTCCAGGCCGAACGGCGAACCGATCGCCAGCACCCATTCACCGACCTTGAGATCGCTTGATTTACCGATGGGCACCACCGGCAGGTTCTTGGCATCGATCTTGAGCACCGCCACATCGGTCTTGGGGTCGGAGCCGAGCACCTTGGCGCGGTATTCGCGCCGGTCCTGCAGCTTGACCGTGACTTCCTTGGCGTCGCGCACCACGTGCGCGTTGGTCAGGATGACACCGTCCGGGCTGATAATGAACCCGGAACCGGCGCCAAAAACGGGCGTGTCGCGTTGTTGTCCACGGGGCATCTGCGGCCCCTGGAAGCGACGGAAAAATTCGAAAAACGGGTCGTCCTCGTCAAATTGCGGCGCGCCGCGGCCACGCTGCTGGCTCATGGACGCTTTGGTGCTGCCCATCACGCGGATATTGACAACGGCCGGGCCGTTGCGCGACACCAGCGCGGTGAAGTCGGGCAGCATGACACCGGCCGCCACCGGCGCGGGAGCGCCCGGGTTGACGGGCGTGGCCGAGGCCGCTGAAGCGACAAGCGGCGCGGCGGACACGGCCGCAGAGGACGAGGCGACTGCGTTGTTATGGTTAACCGCGATCGCACCAACCGCTCCCCCAATGGTGCCGGCGGCGGCGAGGGCAAGCGTGAGACGCTTAGCGGTGATGACAGTGATGGCACCTTCGTTATGCATGGACGTACTCCTGGTTTGAAAGGATATATTCAGTGACCGTCGGGTCAATGAAAGCTTGTTGTTGTTTGTTGATTCGTTCGTTGATTCGTTCGTTGAATCGATTGCCGTATTCGTTTGCTGCTGCTTACCGGCCACCTTTCCGGCTACCTTTTCCCGACCGCATTACGCCGGGTCAATGATGTCATCATGCGACAGCAGACTTAGGGTTGTCTTAATTTCAGCTAGCGTGCGGCAACTTGCAGCCGACACCAGCGACACCAGCGACCACCGCAGCGCACGTGGAACGGGGCGCCCCTTGCCGCGGGCGCCCCGGTGTCACTTAGCCCGGCTCGCTAAAGCCGTGCTGGGCCTGGTCAGGCCGCCTGGCGCTGCTCCAGTACCTGCACATTGTCGCCACCGTCGATGACGATCTTGCGCGGCTTGAGAGCCTCGGGCACTTCGCGCACCAGTTCGATCGTCAGCATGCCGTTGTCGAACGAGGCGGTGGTGACCTTGACGTGGTTCGCCAGCTGGAAGCGCTGCTCGAAATCACGTGCCGCGATACCGCGATGCAGATAGGTGCGTTGCGTATCCTCTTTCTGCTTGCGGCCGGTGATCTGCAGGCTGTCGCGCTCGGCGACGATCTCGACTTCCGAGCGGTCGAAGCCAGCCAGTGCCATCACGATCCGGTACTTGTCTTCGCTCACCAATTCGATGTTGTATGGCGGATAGCTGGGCTGCGCGTCGGCGCGCTGCGATTCCAGCATATTGGCCAGACGGTCGAAGCCGATAGCGGAACGATAGAGAGGAGTCAGGTCGAATGTACGCATGATAAATATCCTTTTAGAAGTTAAGCGATAAATTGACGGACCTCCGTGGAGCATCCGTTGAATCCAATCTAATGGCGCCGGCAAGGGTTTTCAAGGCCTTGAAAAATACGATTTTTTGCCCAATGGGCCGAAAAATATTTTGAATATGCGTGCTTGGGGCAAAAACAATTCAGTAGCGGACCGCTGGCCGCGCGCCGGTGCGCTTCGGTGCGGCTCAGTGCGCGTCGGTGCGGCTCAGTGCGCGTCGGTGTGGCGCAGCGCGCATCGGTGCGGCGCCGTGCGCGTCGGTGCGGTTCAGTGCGTGTCAGTCCAGAGCGCAGTCTTCACCGAGCGTGTCGTCGGCGCGGCGGTGGCGCTGGGCGCGCCGTTCGTGCTGCTGTGCGGCCTGGACGTTGACGTGCTCCACCACCGCCAGTGCGCTGCGCAAGGCGTCCGACATGCAGCGCGCCGCAGCGGCCATGCGCTCGACGGGCGTTGCCGGTTGCGGCTGTGCCTGCTGCGCGGCGCGTTCTATGCGGGCGCGCAATACCGACGCGCGCTGCCACCCCGCATCACCAGGGCGACGCACGAGCAGTTCGCGCCAGGCATTGCGCCCCTCCCCCGCGACGACCAAGGTCAAGCCGCGCGGCGAGACCTTGCGCCCGCGGTGCAGGATGGCGTCGCCGGCCACCTCGGCATACTCGGTGCGCCCGTCGGCATGCATGCGGATCTGCGTCGTATCCGGCAGAAAAAGGCACTTCCACTGAGAGCCTTTTGCCGTGCCGTCGGCCATGATGCGCGCGGTCCGCGCCTTCTCGGCCGCCAGCCACGTATCGATGGCCATGCCCAGGGCGTCATCGACCGATACCTTGCTGCCAGTGGCGTGCAAATAGGCAACCAATTGCGCCAGCGCGAGGTCCTTGCCTGGCGCTCCCCCTGCGGCAAAGTGTCTCATTTGGGTGTCTCCTTTTGTCTCGTTTTGTCTCATTTTGTCTTATTTGACAGCGCCGGAGCCTGTTCGTTCAAATGAGACAAAATGAGACAAAATAAGACAAATCCAGACAGCGAAACGAGACACTTTGCCGCACGGGGGCATTTGGCGATAGGGGCTCCCGCCACCCGATTCATAACGATTTGCAACTGCATCTGCCCTCCGCGCATGGGTGGCGATCCCGCATCGCCGCAGTCCGGCGTTCCCGGCCGACGCGGACCTGGCAGGCACTGCGCGGCGGCACAAGCAGCGCCGGCGCAATGCTTTTCGGTAGAATCATGGTCGCCTGCGAATACCCGCAGGCATTGCCGATCTTCATTGCCGATCTTTACCGTATTGACACGCCCATGCCCTCATCGTTTCGCCGCCTTCTTCCATCCGCCATCTCCGCCGCCTGCGCGCTGCCCCTGCTGACCACCTTGGCCCTGCCGGCGCACGCCGACGTGCCTGCCCCGCGCGACCTGCCCTACCCCGGCACCATCGTGCTCAAGGTCGACGCCACCAATGTCGGACAACAGATTTTCCGCATCCGCGCCACCATCCCGGCCGCGCCGGGTCCGCTGACCCTGCTGTATCCGCAATGGGTCCCCGGCAATCACGGCCCTAGCGGACCGCTGAACCAGCTTGCCGGCCTGCGCCTGTCGGCCGGCGGCAAGCCGCTGGCATGGACGCGCGATCCGGTCCAGGTGCACGCCTTCCACCTGACCGTGCCCGAAGGCGCCACCGCGGTCGAAGCCGAATACCAGTACCTCTCGCCGGTCGAGCCGGCCCAGGGCCGCATCACGATGACGGGCGACATGCTCGGCGTGCAATGGCAAGCCATGACCCTGTACCCGGCCGGCTACTTCAGCCGCCGCATTCCCGTGCAAGCCTCGCTCACCTTGCCCGACGGCTGGCAATACGGCACCGCGCTCGACACAGCCGCGCGCCGCGGCAACGAGATCAGCTTCAAGCCGCTGGACCTGGAAACCTTGATCGACTCGCCCGTGTTCGCGGGCCGCCACTTCCGCCGCATCGACCTCGACCCCGGCGCGGCCGTGCCGGTACACCTGAAC
Protein-coding regions in this window:
- a CDS encoding Hsp20 family protein, giving the protein MRTFDLTPLYRSAIGFDRLANMLESQRADAQPSYPPYNIELVSEDKYRIVMALAGFDRSEVEIVAERDSLQITGRKQKEDTQRTYLHRGIAARDFEQRFQLANHVKVTTASFDNGMLTIELVREVPEALKPRKIVIDGGDNVQVLEQRQAA
- a CDS encoding DegQ family serine endoprotease, with translation MHNEGAITVITAKRLTLALAAAGTIGGAVGAIAVNHNNAVASSSAAVSAAPLVASAASATPVNPGAPAPVAAGVMLPDFTALVSRNGPAVVNIRVMGSTKASMSQQRGRGAPQFDEDDPFFEFFRRFQGPQMPRGQQRDTPVFGAGSGFIISPDGVILTNAHVVRDAKEVTVKLQDRREYRAKVLGSDPKTDVAVLKIDAKNLPVVPIGKSSDLKVGEWVLAIGSPFGLESSVTAGVVSAKGRSLPDDSAVPFIQTDVAVNPGNSGGPLFNTKGEVVGINSQIYSQTGGYMGLSFAIPIDVAYRIKDQIVTTGKVQHAKLGVTVQEVNQGFADSFKLDSPEGALVSNVEKGGAADKAGIKSGDVIRKVNGQPIIASGDLPAMLSVAQPGEKVSLDVWRDGKIVRLDARLANASDKVAQDEREPAAGADQSAKLGLALRPLDPNEKRQSGISAGLVIEDAAGAASNAGVQPGDVLLSINGRPVNSVEQVRDVVGKASKSVALLIQRGNDRIFIPVRIG
- a CDS encoding ATP-binding protein, yielding MNLAHSLRGRLLWFLLAAISIAAVAQASIAYRTALSDADQIFDYHMQQMALSLRSSAPLANTEAAANVETDAENNDLMVQVWTPDGVQVFRTVSRARLPQHAVLGFSNVKANNTTYRVFSVQTSTQTLQIAQDMAVRRNMAGNLALRTVGPIAVMMPILMLVVWWVVSGSLQPVARVRAQVAARQADDLSPVSEADLPDEVLPLVQELNLLFGRVKTAFDAQQHFVADAAHELRTPLQALKLQALSLERADSPEARGVAIGRLTAGIERATRLVEQLLVLARQEASAASGVKTQAVDLAELARRALSDLAGAAQMRGIDLGLAHADAVQVAGQPDALMIMLRNLVDNALKYTPAGGTVDISVTGEGKLASLVVEDSGPGIPAEERERVFNRFYRIPGSEASGSGLGLAIIKAIAERHGARLSLGESAKLGGLSVRIDFPAASKADAG
- a CDS encoding response regulator, translating into MRLLLVEDDTMIGEVVLDLLRAEHYAVDWVKDGEMADTALRQSQSYDLVLLDLGLPRKDGLEVLRAMRTRKDRTPVLVATARDAVEQRIAGLDAGADDYVLKPYDLDELLARIRALLRRAAGRGEPIFEYNAISINPATREVQVDGAAVTLSAREWAVLEALIARPGVVLSRQQLEEKLYSWRDEVSSNAVEVYIHGLRKKLGSELIQNVRGVGYMVPKL